CGCACGATGATCTTCTCGCCTTCGTCGGTCTCATAGCCGCAGGCCACCTCGTCGAACATCAGCATCGGATTCGGCAGGCTCACCGGCTCGCGGAACTCGAAGGAGAAGTCCGAGGCGGTCAGCACCGGCGCCAGGCGCTCCATGCGTTCCAGCGCCTTCACGCGGCTCTGCGCCTGCTTGGCCTTGCTGGCCTTGGCCTTGAAGCGGTCGATGAATTTCTGCAGATGGGCCATGCGGTCCTGCTGCTTCTCGAACGCGGCCTGCTGCAGCACCATGCGCTCGGCGCGCATCGCCTCAAAGGCGGTGTAGTTGCCGCCATAGCGCATCAGCTTCATCTCATCCAGGTGCAGGGTCACACGCGTGATCGCATCCAGGAACTCGCGGTCGTGGCTGATGATGATGAGCGTGCCCTCGTAGCGCTGCAGCCACGCTTCCAGCCAGACCAGGGCGTCCAGGTCCAGGTGGTTGGTGGGCTCGTCCAGCAGCATCAGATCGGCCGGGCACATCAGCGCGCGTGCCAGCTGCAAACGCATGCGCCAGCCGCCCGAGAAGCTGTTCACCGGGGCATCCACCTGGGCGCCGGTGAAGCCCAGACCCATCAGCAGGGCCTGCGCGCGCGGGCGGGCGTCGAACACACCGGCGTCCATCAACAGGGCGTGGGCATCGGCCATGGCGTGGCCGTCTTCGGCCGCCTCGGCCGCGGCCAGGGCCTGCTGCGCGGCCATCAGGCGGGTATCGCCTTCCAGCACGAAGTCGGTGGCCGGCATCTCGGTCTCGGGCATGTTCTGCGCCACCTCGGCCATGGTCCATTGGCGCGGGATGTCGACGTCGCCCTTGTCGCTCTGCAGCTTGTCGGTGAGCAGCGCGAACAGGCTGGACTTGCCGGCGCCGTTGCGGCCCACCAGGCCGACCTTCTCGCCGGGCTGCAGCGTGACGCTGGCATCGTCCAGCACGACCTTGGTGCCGCGACGCAGCGTGATATTGCGCAGCGTGATCATGCGTGCAGGGCTTTCTTCAGGGACTCTTGAGTGACTAGCAAAACTTGATCTTCTCCGGCCGATGTTTCCATCCAGGCCACTTCCAGTTGCGGGAATGCCGCTTCAAAAAACGCGCGCTCGTTGCCGATCTCCAGCACCAGCACGCCATGCTCGCTGAGGTGCTGTGGGGCGTCCGCCAGCAGGCGGCGCACAAAGTCCATGCCGTCGCTGCCGCCGGCCAGGGCCAGCTCGGGCTCGGCGCGGTACTCGGCGGGCAGGCGGGCCATGGACTGGCTGTTTACATAGGGCGGGTTGCACAGGATCAGGTCGTAGGGCCCCTGCGCCGGCGCCAGGCCGTCGCCCTGCAGCAGGCGGATGCGCTGCTGCAGGGCATGCTTGGCCACATTGATCTCGGCCACTTCCAGCGCCTGGGGGCTGAGGTCGATGGCGTCCACCTGCACCTCCGGCCAGGCCAGCGCGGCCAGCACGGCCAGGCTGCCGTTGCCGGTGCACAGATCCAGCACGCGCCGCGTCTGGTCCGACAGCCAGGCGTCGATGCTCGCGTCGGCGATCAGTTCGGCGATGAAGCTGCGCGGCACGATGGCGCGTTCGTCCACATAGAAGGGTACGCCCTGCAGCCAGGCCTCGCGCGTGATGTAGGCGGCGGGCTTGCGGCTCAGGATGCGCTCATCGACCAGGGCGGCCAGGCGCGCCCGCTGCTCCGGGGTCAGGTCTTGCTCGGCATGCGCGTCGAGCGCATCCAGCGGCAGGTTGAGGCTCCACAGCGCCAGCCAGGCCGCCTCGTCAAAGGCATTGGTGGTGCCATGCCCAAAAGAAACGCCCGCCTCGGTCAGGCGGGCGGCGTGGGCCTCGATGCAGGCAATCAGGGTGGTCACAGCAACAGGTTCTCCAGGGTGCGCCGGTAGATGGCGGTGAGCGGCGCGATATTGTCGACCGGTACGTACTCGTCGATCTTGTGGATGCTGGCGTTGATGGGGCCGAACTCCAGCACCTGGGGGCAGATCTTGGCGATGAAGCGGCCGTCCGAGGTGCCACCGGTGGTTGAGAGCTCGGGCCGGCGGCCGGTCTCGGCCTCGATGGCGGCGCTCACCGCGGCCGAGAGATTACCCACCGGCGTCAGGAAGGGCTCGCCGCCCAGCACCCAGTCGAGGCCGTATTCGAGGCCATGGCGATCGAGCAGCGCATGCACGCGCGCCTTCAGGCCATCCGGCGTGGACTCGGTGGAAAAGCGGAAGTTGAAATCCAGCTCCAGCTCGCCGGGAATCACATTGGTGGCGCCGGTACCGGCCTTGATATTGGAGATCTGGAAGGTGGTGGGCGGGAAATAGCGGTTGCCCTGGTCCCAGAGCTCGGCGGCCAGCTCGGCCAGCGCGGGCGCGGCCTGGTGCACCGGGTTGCGCGCCAGCTGTGGGTAGGCCACATGGCCCTGGATGCCCTGCACGCGCAGCTTGCCGCTGAGCGTGCCGCGGCGGCCGTTCTTGACCATGTCGCCGATCTGCGCCACCGAGGTCGGCTCGCCGACGATGGCGTAGTCCAGGCGCTGGCCGCGCGCCTTCAGGCGCTCGCAGCAGACCACCGTGCCATCGCGGGCCGGGCCTTCCTCGTCGCTGGTGAGCAGGAAGGCGATGCTGCCTGCATGGCCAGGATGCGCGGCCACAAAGGCCTCGCAGGCCACCACCATGGCCGCCAGCGAGCTCTTCATGTCGGCCGTGCCGCGGCCGTAGAGGCGGCCATCGCGGTAGCTGGGCACGAAGGGGTCGCTGGTCCAGGCCGCCAGCGAGCCGGTGGGCACCACGTCGGTATGGCCGGCAAACATCAGCACCGGACCGTCGGCGGCGCTTCCGCGCCTGATCGCCCAGAGATTGCTGACGCGGAAGTCCTCGGGCCCCGAGTCCATGCGCTCCAGCTCGAAGCCCAGGGCCTGCAGGCGCGCGCCCAGCAGCTCCAGGCAACCGGCATCGCGCGGCGTCACCGAGGGCAGGGCGATCAGCTGCTCGAGCAGCGCAAAAGTGCTGTCTGCCTGGCTCATGCTTATTCGGGCCTCACGTCCAGGGTGATCTCGGTGAAGCTGGCCTCGTCCTGGGCCGGCTCTTCCTTCTTGGCGCTCGGCTTGGTCTGGCCGGGCATGTCGTTCTGCAGGCGCCACAGCAGGTTGGTGGGCGAGTCGGCAAAGGCCAGGCCTTCCTCGCGCGTGATGGTGCCGTCCTTGATGAGCTTGGCGAAATGCTCCTCGAAGGTCAGCGAGCCCTCGGCAATCGACTTCTCCATCGCCTCCTTCACGCTGGTGAAATCGCCCTGCTCGATGAACTCGGCGATCAGCTTGGTGTTGAGCATGATCTCGGTCACCGGTACGCGGCCGCCCGCGGTGGCGCGCACCAGGCGCTGCGAGATCACCGCCTTCAGGCCTGCGGCCAGGTCGTTGAGCAGCGCGGGGCGCGATTCCGGTGTGTAGAAGGAGAGGATGCGGTTCAGCGCGTGGTAGCTGTTGTTGCCGTGCAGGGTGGCCACCACCAGATGGCCCGAGAGCGCATAGGAGATCGCCGCCGTCATGGTGTCGCGATCGCGGATCTCGCCGATCAGGATGCAGTCGGGCGACTGGCGCAGCGCGTTCTTCAAGGCCACCTGCAGCGAGGCGGTATCGCGCCCCACCTCGCGCTGGTTCACCACCGAGCGCTTGTTGGTGAACAGGTATTCCAGCGGGTCCTCGATGGTGAGGATGTGGCCGGCCATGTTCTGGTTGCGCTGCTCCAGCATGGCCGCGAGCGTGGTGCTCTTGCCGGTGCCGGTGGCGCCCACCATCAGGATCAGGCCGCGCTTTTCCTGCACCAGCTTGCCCAGTATCGGCGGCAGGTTGAGGCTTTCCAGCGAGGGGATGGTGTGCGGGATATGACGGAACACCGCGGCGATGCTGCCGCGCTGGCGAAAGCCCGAGAGCCGGAAGCTGCCCACCTTGGGGATCGACACCGCCATGTTCAGCTCGCCGGTCTGGTCCAGCTCGGCCAGCTGGGCCGGCTCGATCACCTCGCTGATGAGCTGGCGCGGTTGCGAGGGGCTCAACAGCTGGTCGGACAGCTGCAGGATCTGGCCGTTGATGCGTATCAGCACCGGCATATTGGCCGAGAGATAGGAGTCGGACGCCCCTTTCTCCGCCATCAGGCGCAGGATGCGCTCCATGTTTCCACTCATGCCGGTGCTCCCTCGCGTTGGCGTTGGCTGAAGATCAGGCGCGCAGCAGGTCGTTGATGCTGGTCTTGGCGCGCGTGCCGGCATCGACCTTCTTGACGATGATGGCGGCGTAGAGGCTGTACTTGCCATCGGCCTTGGGCAGGCTGCCGCTGATCACCACCGAGCCGGCGGGGATGCGGCCATAGCTCACGGTGTCGGTCTCGCGGTCGTAGATGGGCGTGCTCTGGCCCAGGTAGACGCCCATCGAGATCACCGAGTTCTCTTCCACGATCACGCCTTCCACCACCTCGGAGCGCGCGCCGATGAAGCAGTTGTCTTCGATGATGGTGGGGTTGGCCTGCAGGGGCTCCAGCACACCGCCGATGCCCACACCGCCGGAGAGGTGCACGTTCTTGCCGATCTGCGCGCAGGAGCCCACGGTGGCCCAGGTGTCCACCATCGCGCCCTCGTCCACATAGGCACCGATGTTCACGTAGGAAGGCATCAGCACCACGTTCTTGGCCTGGTAGCTGCCGCGGCGTGCCACCGCGGGCGGCACCACGCGCACGCCGGTGGCGCGCAGCTGCTCTTCGCTCATGCCGCCGAACTTGGTGGGCACCTTGTCGAAGAAGGTCAGCGGGCCTTCGCCCATGATGTGGTTGTCGTTCAGCCGGAAGGACAGCAGCACCGCCTTCTTGATCCATTGGTGCACCGTCCACTGGCCCACGGCTTGGCGCTCGGCCACGCGCAGGCGGCCGGCATCCAGCTCGGCGATCACATGCTCCACCGCCTCACGCACCTCGGGGGCGTTGGTGGCGGTGATGTTGGCGCGGCCTTCCCAGGCGAGGTCGATGACGGATTGCAGTGCTTGGTGGCTCATGAGGAAACTCGTTCGAAGAGGGAGGGAAGAGGTTTGATGGATGAATTCGGGTGCGGCTCAGGCCTGGTAGGTCTTCGCGAAGGCGCGGATGCGTTCGGCTGCTTCCATGCATTCGGCCACCTCGGCCACCAGGGCCAGGCGGATACGCCCGGCGCCCGGATTCGTGCCATGGGCGGTTCGCGCCAGCAGGCTGCCCGGCAGCACCGCGACATTGTATTGAGCCAGCAGTTCCAGGGCGAAACGTACATCGTCTCCGCCAGGTACCCCAGCCCAAAGATAGAAGCTGGCGTCCGGCAGCGCCACGTCCAGCACCTCGGCCAGCAGCGGCGTCACCTGGGCGAACTTGGCGCGGTACTGCTCGCGGTTCGCGATCACATGGGCCTCGTCGCCCCAGGCCGCGATGCTGGCCGCCTGCACCATCGGGCTCATGGCGCTGCCATGGTAGGTGCGGTAGAGCAGGAAGCGCTTGATGATCTGGGCATCGCCCGCCACGAAGCCCGAGCGCAGGCCCGGCACATTGGAGCGCTTGCTGAGGCTGGTGAAGGCGATCAGGTTCCTGAAATCGCTGCGCCCCAGCTTGATCGCGGCCTCCAGGCCCGACAGCGGCGCCTCATCTCGGAAGTAGATCTCCGAGTAGCACTCGTCCGAGGCGATCACGAAGCCGTGGCGGTCGCTGAGCGCGAACAGTTGCTCCCACTCCGAAAGCGGCATCACCGCGCCGGTCGGGTTGCCGGGTGAGCAGACGTAGAGCAGCTGCGTCCGGGCCCAGGTGGCGGCATCGATCTGCGACCAGTCGGCCGCAAAGTTGCGCGCCGGATCCGAGTTGGCAAAGGCCGTCTCGGCGCCTGCCAGCAGGGCCGCGCCCTCGTAGATCTGGTAGAAGGGATTGGGGCAGACCACGGTCGCGCCAGCACGCGTGGGGTCGATCACCGTCTGCGCGATGGCGAACAGCGCCTCGCGCGAACCGTTCACCGGCAGCACCTGGGTGGCCGCGTCCAGGCTCAGGCCATAGCGGCGCTGCAGCCAGCCCACGATGGCTTCGCGCAGGGCCGGTGCACCGGCGGTGGCGGGGTAGGCCGAGAGGCTCTTGAGGCTGGCCACCAGGGCGTCCTCGATCAGCTTGGGCGCGGGATGCTTGGGCTCGCCAATGCCCAGGCTGATGGGCTTGTAGGCCGGGTTGGGCGTCAGCCCCGCGGTGAGCGCGCGCAGGCGCTCGAAGGGGTAGGGGTGCAGCTTGTCCAGCAGCGGGTTGTGTGGTGCGGGCGGTGCAATGCTCATGGCGGCTTCAGAGTTGACCCTGGCAATTCTCGGCCCCGCAGCGGCAGGCCAGGCGCCCTTCGTGGTGGGTGCTGCCGTAGGACACGGTTATTTCTTCGCCAAGCGAGATATCGCGCAGCGCGAAGAAGGCAATTTCGCCGGCCTCCACCCGCAGGCGGGCATTCGGTGCGCAGCTGTGGTTGGTGAAGCGCATCGGGTCGCTGCTGCGGCTGGCATCGATGGCGCGGCTGGCGGAGAGCTCCACCAGCATCAGGCGCTGCCGGCCCTCGGCGCGGCGGCGCGCCTCGGCCACCGTGATGGCCTCGCCGGTCAGCTCACCCAGGCGCGCGCCCGCGCCAATCGCCTCGGCCGCGAACACGCCGAAGCCGTCGATGCGGCTGCGCCGCACCGTCACCTCGACCAGTTGATGCGCGGGGTGGGAGGCCAGGGCCACGCAGCGATCGATCAGCGCAGCAGACCGGATTCGAAACCATGCGCGGGCAGGTCCACGCGCGGCTGCGGCTTCCAGCCCTTCTTGCGGTGCTCCACCACCACATTGGTGTAGATGCCGCCGCGCACATACCACTTGGCGGTGATGCGGATGAAGCGTGGGTTGGTGACCTTGACGATGTCTTCCAGGATGGTGTTGGTGACCTTCTCGTGGAAGGCGCCCTCGTCGCGGTAGCTCCAGAAATACATCTTCAGGCTCTTCAGTTCGACGCAATACTGGTCCGCGATCATGTCGATGGTGAAGTGCGCGAAGTCAGGCTGGCCGGTGAGCGGGCAGTGGCAGGTGAACTCGGGCACCTGGAACTGGATCACATAGTCGCGCTCGGGGGCCGGGTTGGGGAAGACATGCAGCTCCTTGCTGGGGCGCGAGGGCGGGTTGGGCGGCATCTCGCGCTGCTTGGGCGCGAGCTCCACGTCTTTGCGCATCTTGGGCGCGGGGGCTGCGGACTTGGCGGTTTTCTTCTGGGTGGCCATGGATGCTGCGGCCCGGGGCCATGGCCCTGGGCTTGTCTTAAATGGGGAGGCCTCGATGGTATCATCCGGCCCCGAGACGAGCCCCCTTGAAGGGGCTTTTCTGTAAATAAATCAAGGGCTTAGTACGCGTCCACTGAAATGCGCCTGAACTCGATCAAGCTCTCCGGCTTCAAGTCCTTCGCCGAGCCCACGAATTTCCAGCTGCCCGGGCAGCTGGTGGGCGTGGTGGGGCCCAATGGCTGCGGTAAGTCCAACATCATGGACGCCGTGCGCTGGGTGCTGGGCGAAAGCAAGGCCAGCGAGCTGCGCGGCGAGTCCATGCAGGACGTGATCTTCAATGGCTCGGGCAACCGCAAGCCGGCCAGCCGCGCCAGCGTGGAGCTGGTGTTCAGCAATGAAGACGCGCGCGCCGGCGGCCAGTGGAACCAGTTCACCGAGATCGCCGTCAAGCGCGTGCTGACGCGCGACGGCAGCTCCAGCTACTTCATCAACAACCAGGTGGTGCGCCGCCGCGATGTGCAGGACGTGTTCCTGGGCACCGGCCTGGGGCCGCGTGCCTACGCCATCATCGGCCAGGGCACCATCAGCCGCATCATCGAGAGCAAGCCCGAAGAGCTGCGCATGTTTCTCGAGGAGGCGGCCGGCGTCTCCAAGTACAAGGAGCGCCGCCGCGAGACCGAGAACCGGCTCAAGGACACGCGCGAGAACCTCACCCGCGTGGACGACATCCTGCGCGAGCTCAACAACAACCTCGAGCGCCTGGAGAAGCAGGCCGTGGTGGCGGCCAGCTATCGCCAGCTGCAGGAGCAGGGCACGCTCAAGCTGCACCAGCTCTGGTTCCTCAAGCACCGCGACGCCACCGGCGAACAGGCGCGCGTGAAGGGCGAGCAGCTGGAAGCGGTGAACGCGCTGGAGGCCCGCATGGCCGAGCTGCGCGCCGTCGAGGCCGAGCTGGAAACGGTGCGCCAGGCCCACTATGCGGCGGGCGACGAGCTGCATGCCTCGCAGGGCCGCATGGCCGAGGCCCAGCTGGAAGTGAGCCGGCTGGAAGAGCGCATCCGCTATGTGGTGGAGGGGCGCCAGCGCGTCGAGCAACGCCTGCTGGAGCTGCACACCCAGAACCAGCAATGGGAAGAGCGCTCGGCCCAGGCGCGCGAGGAGCAGGAGCACATCGGCGCGCAGATCGCCACGGCCGAGGAGCAGAGCGAGATCCTCGCCGCCCAGGCCGAGGAGCAGGGCATGAACCTGCCCAATAGCGAGGACGCGGTGCGCGCCGCCCAAGGCCGGGCCAACGAGCAGCGCGGCCTGGTGACCCAGGTGCAGCAGCAGATCCAGGTGCTGGCCGCCGAGAGCCGCAATATCGA
This portion of the Paucibacter sediminis genome encodes:
- the dapC gene encoding succinyldiaminopimelate transaminase translates to MSIAPPAPHNPLLDKLHPYPFERLRALTAGLTPNPAYKPISLGIGEPKHPAPKLIEDALVASLKSLSAYPATAGAPALREAIVGWLQRRYGLSLDAATQVLPVNGSREALFAIAQTVIDPTRAGATVVCPNPFYQIYEGAALLAGAETAFANSDPARNFAADWSQIDAATWARTQLLYVCSPGNPTGAVMPLSEWEQLFALSDRHGFVIASDECYSEIYFRDEAPLSGLEAAIKLGRSDFRNLIAFTSLSKRSNVPGLRSGFVAGDAQIIKRFLLYRTYHGSAMSPMVQAASIAAWGDEAHVIANREQYRAKFAQVTPLLAEVLDVALPDASFYLWAGVPGGDDVRFALELLAQYNVAVLPGSLLARTAHGTNPGAGRIRLALVAEVAECMEAAERIRAFAKTYQA
- the prmB gene encoding 50S ribosomal protein L3 N(5)-glutamine methyltransferase, which translates into the protein MIACIEAHAARLTEAGVSFGHGTTNAFDEAAWLALWSLNLPLDALDAHAEQDLTPEQRARLAALVDERILSRKPAAYITREAWLQGVPFYVDERAIVPRSFIAELIADASIDAWLSDQTRRVLDLCTGNGSLAVLAALAWPEVQVDAIDLSPQALEVAEINVAKHALQQRIRLLQGDGLAPAQGPYDLILCNPPYVNSQSMARLPAEYRAEPELALAGGSDGMDFVRRLLADAPQHLSEHGVLVLEIGNERAFFEAAFPQLEVAWMETSAGEDQVLLVTQESLKKALHA
- the dapE gene encoding succinyl-diaminopimelate desuccinylase, with the protein product MSQADSTFALLEQLIALPSVTPRDAGCLELLGARLQALGFELERMDSGPEDFRVSNLWAIRRGSAADGPVLMFAGHTDVVPTGSLAAWTSDPFVPSYRDGRLYGRGTADMKSSLAAMVVACEAFVAAHPGHAGSIAFLLTSDEEGPARDGTVVCCERLKARGQRLDYAIVGEPTSVAQIGDMVKNGRRGTLSGKLRVQGIQGHVAYPQLARNPVHQAAPALAELAAELWDQGNRYFPPTTFQISNIKAGTGATNVIPGELELDFNFRFSTESTPDGLKARVHALLDRHGLEYGLDWVLGGEPFLTPVGNLSAAVSAAIEAETGRRPELSTTGGTSDGRFIAKICPQVLEFGPINASIHKIDEYVPVDNIAPLTAIYRRTLENLLL
- a CDS encoding SET domain-containing protein, producing the protein MALASHPAHQLVEVTVRRSRIDGFGVFAAEAIGAGARLGELTGEAITVAEARRRAEGRQRLMLVELSASRAIDASRSSDPMRFTNHSCAPNARLRVEAGEIAFFALRDISLGEEITVSYGSTHHEGRLACRCGAENCQGQL
- a CDS encoding PilT/PilU family type 4a pilus ATPase, encoding MSGNMERILRLMAEKGASDSYLSANMPVLIRINGQILQLSDQLLSPSQPRQLISEVIEPAQLAELDQTGELNMAVSIPKVGSFRLSGFRQRGSIAAVFRHIPHTIPSLESLNLPPILGKLVQEKRGLILMVGATGTGKSTTLAAMLEQRNQNMAGHILTIEDPLEYLFTNKRSVVNQREVGRDTASLQVALKNALRQSPDCILIGEIRDRDTMTAAISYALSGHLVVATLHGNNSYHALNRILSFYTPESRPALLNDLAAGLKAVISQRLVRATAGGRVPVTEIMLNTKLIAEFIEQGDFTSVKEAMEKSIAEGSLTFEEHFAKLIKDGTITREEGLAFADSPTNLLWRLQNDMPGQTKPSAKKEEPAQDEASFTEITLDVRPE
- the dapD gene encoding 2,3,4,5-tetrahydropyridine-2,6-dicarboxylate N-succinyltransferase; the protein is MSHQALQSVIDLAWEGRANITATNAPEVREAVEHVIAELDAGRLRVAERQAVGQWTVHQWIKKAVLLSFRLNDNHIMGEGPLTFFDKVPTKFGGMSEEQLRATGVRVVPPAVARRGSYQAKNVVLMPSYVNIGAYVDEGAMVDTWATVGSCAQIGKNVHLSGGVGIGGVLEPLQANPTIIEDNCFIGARSEVVEGVIVEENSVISMGVYLGQSTPIYDRETDTVSYGRIPAGSVVISGSLPKADGKYSLYAAIIVKKVDAGTRAKTSINDLLRA
- a CDS encoding ATP-binding cassette domain-containing protein translates to MITLRNITLRRGTKVVLDDASVTLQPGEKVGLVGRNGAGKSSLFALLTDKLQSDKGDVDIPRQWTMAEVAQNMPETEMPATDFVLEGDTRLMAAQQALAAAEAAEDGHAMADAHALLMDAGVFDARPRAQALLMGLGFTGAQVDAPVNSFSGGWRMRLQLARALMCPADLMLLDEPTNHLDLDALVWLEAWLQRYEGTLIIISHDREFLDAITRVTLHLDEMKLMRYGGNYTAFEAMRAERMVLQQAAFEKQQDRMAHLQKFIDRFKAKASKAKQAQSRVKALERMERLAPVLTASDFSFEFREPVSLPNPMLMFDEVACGYETDEGEKIIVRGINRSVLAGQRIGILGANGQGKSTVVKTIARMQRALGGKITEGKGLQIGYFAQQEMDVLRPDEGPLSHMVRLAKEVSPSAREQELRDFLGQFRFVGEMVNQQVGSLSGGEKARLVLAMLVWQRPNLLLLDEPTNHLDLNTREALSMALNEFEGTVMLVSHDRALLREVCDEFWLVSKGVVGPFDGDLDDYQRWLLEQSKEAAKAAKEAAKEAAKAGAKKPAVVVAAAPVAAPAPAPKREDRKASGQARQKLAEQTKPMRKEMEAIDAKLNKLADERTALEAQLASGTVTPAQIADLGKRLKTIHDELEAAELRWLELSAEVDALHAAAD
- the queF gene encoding preQ(1) synthase, with the translated sequence MPPNPPSRPSKELHVFPNPAPERDYVIQFQVPEFTCHCPLTGQPDFAHFTIDMIADQYCVELKSLKMYFWSYRDEGAFHEKVTNTILEDIVKVTNPRFIRITAKWYVRGGIYTNVVVEHRKKGWKPQPRVDLPAHGFESGLLR